The sequence TTCGCAAATCGGCTTAACGGATGGTCTAACCTTCACGATGATAACCTCCTCTATCACTCCCGAACTGCGTCGAATAATCTACCAACACGGGAGTAATTGTTGTGCCGCGTGCGCGGCCCTCCTCTGACGCTTCTTTCTACGCCGAACTGGGTTCATAGAGAAGCAATCACTACTTAAAACGATACGTAATTCGACCTCGAGTTAAATCATAAGGAGATAGCTCTACGGTTACCTTATCTCCCGGGAGAATACGGATGAAGTGCATACGGATTTTTCCGGATACGTGGGCTAAGATCTTATGTCCGTTCTCAAGTTCCACTCTAAACATCGCGTTTGGCAACGGCTCAATGACCGTACCTTCCACTTCGATTACATCTTCTTTAGCCATAGGGATTCACTCTCCTTTGCTTTGTTCTTCCAATTGGGTCTCAAGAAACTTATTCATTGCATATCTTAACTTGCTGTTGGATACTCTCCCCGTATCAAGAAGGCTCTGACGCACTTCCTGAGATACGTAATCCATAAACTTCAAGTGAAGCACATTTTTCTTTTTTGGACGATCGAACTTCCGTTTATCCCCGTCAGCAACGAGAATATACCGTTCGTCAATCTGACCGATCACGAAGGCATACTTCTGTCCATCTCGCCCTTTCAAGATCTGTACAACTTGACCGACACACGACGGCGTCTCGGAATCATTCACCATGGATCACCTTTCGCTTAGGGCCTTGTCAATATCTCATAGCCATCTTCCGTAATCGCGATGGTATGTTCATAGTGCGCACACAGAGAATGATCTACCGTGACTACAGTCCAATTATCCTCTAATGTACGAACATAACGCTCACCCGCATTAACCATTGGTTC is a genomic window of Ammoniphilus sp. CFH 90114 containing:
- the infA gene encoding translation initiation factor IF-1 codes for the protein MAKEDVIEVEGTVIEPLPNAMFRVELENGHKILAHVSGKIRMHFIRILPGDKVTVELSPYDLTRGRITYRFK
- a CDS encoding RNA-binding protein, coding for MVNDSETPSCVGQVVQILKGRDGQKYAFVIGQIDERYILVADGDKRKFDRPKKKNVLHLKFMDYVSQEVRQSLLDTGRVSNSKLRYAMNKFLETQLEEQSKGE